Within the Meriones unguiculatus strain TT.TT164.6M chromosome 2, Bangor_MerUng_6.1, whole genome shotgun sequence genome, the region TGGAATTTTGGTTTTGTCTAAACTGGGGATGGAGTTTGTCTCATAATAAAATGTAGAacgtgtcaaaaaaaaaaaaaaagatccagctatagcactcctaggcatatatccaaaatatgctcaagtatacaacaaggacatttgctcaacatgtttttgcagctttatttgtaatagccagaatctggaaacaacccagatgtccctcaattgaggaatgaatacagaaattgtggtacatttacacaatggaaaactactcagcagttaaaaacaaggaaatcatgaaatttgcaggcagatggtgggaactagaaaagatcatcctgagtgaggtatcccagaagcagaaagacacacacatggtatatactcacttataagtggatattagatatataatataggataatcatactaaaatatacacctaaagaagctaagcaaggaggaggaccctgggtaaggtgatcaatcatcactcagaaaggcaaataggacagacattggaagagagaaaaaacaggaaataggacaagagtctatcacagagggcctctgagagactacccagcaaggtattaaagcagatgctttAATaccagactcatagccaaactttgggcacagttcagggaatcttatgaaagaagggggagataagaagacgtggaggggacaggagctccacaaggagaacaacagaaccaagaaatttgggcacaggggtcttttctgagactgatactccaagcaaggaccatgcatggagataacctagaacccctggaacccctgcacagatgtagcccatggcagctcagtctccaagtgtgttccccagtaatgagaacagggactgtctctgacatgaatttagtggctggttctttgatcacttccccttgaggggggagcagccttaccaggcaacagagaaagacaatgcagccagtcctgatgagacctgataggctaggttcagaaggaaggggaggagtacctcccctatcaatgtatttgtagaggggcatgggaggagattagggaggaagggtgggattgggagtggatgaaggaaggggctacagctgggatacaaagttaataaactgtaatatataaaaataaataaactaaaaaaagaaaacatgtaaaacTTAAAATCAAATGACACATTTCAGGACCAAAGGAGGCAGATGCTTAAGGAAACCTTTAGATCAGCCAGTTATCCCTGGGTAGTGAGAATTTCATGAATTTATTTCAAGTTATCTTTTGTGAAAAGAATATTTGAGCATCAAAATCACAGGGAATGAAATGAAAAGTAATATTTggattctttttttatgtataaCCACAGGTTTACAGTTTCTATGGTTAGGTAAGGCACAGTCCAGAGATCAGCATCTACAGGTATAAGTATTATTAAAAGTTATAGAAACTTTTTCactaaaaaaagaatgaataggTTAATTGGTGTGGTGCCTTGCATGAGGATGGTTCCTACAGGCCATTTTAATTTACTCTCGTGATAAAGTCTGACAGTctacttaaaaaatattcaaacatgggggctggaaagatggctcagaggttaagaacactggctgttcttccaaaagtcctgagttcaattcccagcacctacatggtggctcataaccatctatagtgagatatggTACACAGGCAGGCATCAAGCAGGCAGgatgctgtatacataataaataaatcttcaaaaaagagCACTGGCAAAATATCCAAACATACTGTGTTAGATTttagccccccccctttttgacacagggtttctttgtgtagccctggctgttctggaactcatctCTCTGtatagaataggctggccttaaactctcagAAAGCCAATTCCCATGACcactgagtactgggattaaaggcatgaaccaccactgcTTGGCAGATTTTAGTTCCTTTGACAAGATATCTTATATAAACAACTTAACAGAAGTAAGGGCTTATTTTGCCTGCTTGATCTCTCCTTGATATCACTGTCTTCAGTCCTAGGCTGCCTGGCTCCATGTTTCTAGGCCTGCTGTATAGTGCAGCCTAATGCCAGAAGCATACGTGACAGTAGAGATGTTATGTTTATAGTGGTCAAGAAGCAAAGAGAGATGACGCAAGGACAAGAGAGAGTGTCCCTGGGAATGTCCCCATCATCCTTTCTCCACTAGACCTCACCCCCTACTTTTTACCACATCCTAGTAACTTCACGTTATCCATTAAGGCTCTGTCTtgtgagtgctggtattaaaagtgCTGatcatctggggctggagagatggctcagaggttaagagcactgtctgctcttccagaggtcctgagttcaattcccagaaaccacatggtggctcacaatcatctataataagatctggggccctcttctgtcatgcaaatgtacatgcaaatagagcacacatacataaaataaagaaataaatctttaaaaaaaagtgctgaTCATCAAGCCTGGCTCCTGTGTTCTTGTATTAGGGACTGGAACAGAATGAACAAGACAAAGCGTTTTACCATGAAGTCAATTAAgtacattaagaaaaaaacaatatgaATATTGGAAATGATAACTACATTTTAAGAGGGTCATTTTAATTTAGATATGGTTAGTATTTTAGAAGACATAAATCAAATGACTTTCATTTACCATCACAAGACCCAACTAAAACAGTAAGTGAAAATGGATACCAAGAAGTGGAAACAACAAGGTGTGATGGAGCATCCCTTTGATACTGGTGCTCAGGGGTCAGGGATAGGTGGGTTTGAGGGCAGATAGGATTGCattgttttaaaagaatgaaaacccCAACCAttcgattttaccaatgaagactcaggagccaaatgctggggtgaaaacctcctggctcagagaggcagagaaagcatccagGTGACACCcttactcagctcacatcccagaagaaAAAGGCCAAAAGCCCAAAGCTAAAATCTTGCTAGCTCACCCAatagcccaggaggaaaaagtcAAAAGGTTAAAAATCAAACAGCCAAAGAGCTGGAAATTCCCAAAGAGCTGAAGCGCTCAAGAGCTAAAgccctcttcttctccatgctgtctacccttcaactcaaagtccctctttCAGCTGGTTACTTGCTGACCTCTTGACCTctggttaactttattaaatcctgtgtacagaaagctcttggattaaaagtgtgtgctagggctgagccacaccataatttcctgtttacaataaacaaagttcttggattaaaagaGTGTGTTAGGGCTGAATCACACCAAACgtgaaacaggtttttacagttcacaatctctggGATCACAGTGGGATCAAAGAACCTgcaaaaagaccctgtctcaaacaaaacaaaacaaaacaaaacaaaacaaaacaaaacagtggaaTCTGTCATTTTATTCTAAAGTACTATCCCACAAGCTGATGAACACTTTAGTATCCATAGTACAAACAGATCAAAGTAGTAAGACAGTAAAGAAGTGAACCAAATtctaaagtaattaaaaaattacttGCCAGTAAGAGCCAGGATATATGCTGGGGATGGTggctgttatcccagcacttggaagaccgATTGGGCCAGAAGGATCACTAGGAGTGCAAGGTTCTGTCTCAGTAGGGCCACAGAAACAATGTatcaaaaaagattaaaataaaaaagctccCCAAATTACACTTCAACTGTAACagggccccagaccttagcacaactgactccatgatgaaaGTACCATTGATCATATAGACAGTACTAACTGCCAAACGGAAACAAAGACCTAAATCATCAAATTCcgtagttctgggaaagtctctaaaatGAATTAactttgctttttggcttctgtagttctgcttctggctaactgttcttgttaacttaAGTTTGTCAATACAGGACTCCCCTCCCCGCCTTTCTTGATTTAAAGCTGACCCTGAGAAAGGCTCCGAGCTACACTGAGATCCTGAACACTCAGTGGCTAGCTAATACAGACTTTCTATCGGCTTAAACCCATGTTCCAGCCGTCTTCTCTGGTGGACATCCCACAATACTAGTGTTTCAGACAATTCTGTTCTAAATGAACCTGTGCCATCATAAAAGCATTTGCTTACATTTACCTTTTAGACATATTACCAAAAAGATATCATATATCACACCTGGTCCTCTGGAGTCCCTCAAAATACAAATGAGAGACTTAGATCCCCTCAAAGAACCTTCATAATAACACGATTATACACTTAGCGTTCTATAGTTAACAGGTTATTGTCTCACTCCGCTGGTTTGGGCACTTTACAGTTTGCTTTGTGATTAGTTCCCAAAGCTAGTAGCGGAGACCGACTGGGTACACCCTGGAAGTAAGGATGCTTTATGCAAGGACGCCCATTATCTCCGGTAATCACTCGCTAGACTAGAAACTGTCCCGCTCCAAGACTTCATAGAAGTGCTGTCTTAGGGGGCAAACTTATGTCTTTCTTTTTGGAACCCTCAGCTTTCATTTCCAACCCAAAACATTTCCTAAAACACCGTAATCCCGTACAGGGTAAGAAGAAACAGCACAATTTCAAGACTGCGCCTGCGCGCGCCGTGACGCCAGTACTTCCGGGCGTGCTGCCGTCAGCTCCGCCGCGTCTACTTCCGGTCTGTGACGTAGCGCTTCCTTCCCTGCTTGTTTTCTCCGGTGACGGGAGGAGAGCGGATCCGGTCTGCGCGGGAGTCCGGCGCTCGGCGTGGAGGGGCGGCGAGGTTTCGCGCCGCTGGTCCTGAGCCGTTTCGTTGGCGGCCGAAATCGCGGAGAAACCGAAAGGCAGCCGCGCCGCTCCCCGCCGCTTCGCTCAGGCCGCGAAAAGCCGAGTCGCCAGTGAACTGTAAGTACGCGGGGCAAAGCGGGTTCACTGCACCTCTGCTTTTTAAATACCTTGTTGGAGAGAATTTGTGGGTTGAGACAGTCACGTCGCAGTTACGCAGGCACCTGTAACTAAACCCCTTGTAACTAAATGTCTGTACCTAAAGCCCTCAGGCTCTGCCGTTTCCTTTGCTGTTGGCGTTATGCGGCAGCGGGATCTAGAAGCGCAACTTGGTATTGCATCCAGGAGACTAATGAATTTAATGGGGAAAATGCCAAAGGGGCTGCAGATTTAGAGATAAGAAATGAAACTTAAGACAAAATAGACACTAGCTGATGTTCCACTTAGTTGCTATTTTCCTTAGAACTCTGTAATTAACAGTTTAAATTATACttagtaatagttttttttttttttttctttactgttgtAGGAGCTGGAATTTTTTAGCGCAGCAAGTATTGGAAAAATAACTCAGAAGGAATTAAGGATGAGTAAAAGCAAAGATGATGCACCTCATGAACTGGAGAGCCAGTTTATCATACGATTTCCCCCAGAATATGCCGCTACTGTGAGGAGGGCAGTGCAGTCTGGACACGTCAACCTGAAAGACAGACTAACTATTGAATTACATCCTGATGGCCGTCATGGAATTGTCAGAGTGGATCGAGTTCCATTGGCCTCAAAATTGGTAGATTTGCCTTGTGTTATGGAAAGCTTAAAAACTATTGATAAAAAAACCTTTTACAAGACAGCCGATATCTGTCAGATGCTTGTATCCACAGTAGATGGTGACCTATACCCTCCGGTGGAGGAACCGGTTGCCACTGCTGATCCTAAAGCCAGCAAGAAAAAAGAtaaggacaaagagaaaaagtTTGTTTGGAACCATGGAATTACTCTACCTCTTAAAAATGTCAGAAAGAGAAGGTTCCGGAAGACCGCAAAGAAAAAGTATATCGAATCTCCAGACGTAGAAAAAGAAGTGAAGCGGCTGCTGAGCACAGATGCAGAAGCTGTCAGTACTCGTTGGGAGATAATTGCTGAAGATGAAACGAAGGAGACAGAAAACCAAGGCCTTGATATCTCCTCTCCAGGAATGTCTGGCCGCAGGCAGGGCCATGACTCGTTAGAACATGATGAGCTTCGAGAGATATTCAATGACCTCAGCAGCAGCAGTGAGGATGAAGAAGATGTAAACATCATTGATACTGaggaagatctggagagacaGCTACAAGACAAGCTAAATGAATCAGATGAACAGCCCCAGGAAAACAAAGGAACTAATCAGTTGGTTATGGGAATTCAGAAACAGATCGATAATATGAAAGGCAAGCTCCAAGAGACCCAAGACAGGGCAAAGCGCCAGGAGGATCTCATCATGAAAGTAGAAAACCTGGCTCTCAAGAACAGGTTTCAGGCTGTTCTGGATGAACTCAAACAAAAGGAAGACCGGGAAAAGGAGCAGCTTAGCTCTTTGCAAGAAGAGCTAGAATCACTTCTAGAGAAGTGAGAATGTTGATTTTAATTCTTAGATTAGTCAGCTTGAGAAATATTTTCATAGTAAGATCTCATAGTTCTTATTTCCTATAATGCTAggagttttgttgattttttttttttttttcccagaaccaGTGTGCTTGGTTTTCATTCTTGAAGTAGGATTACATAGGCAGGTTTATTGTGAGAAAGTTATATGTAAGATTAGTGAAAAGAATACTTGAGCTTCAATCACTTCACCATAGGATTTTTTTACTGTAGTGTGTTTCCCAGAAGTTTCTATTCCTTTTATTTGGTGCTAAGTTGAGTAAGAAGCTAACCTACAGGCAGTGAAGTAAGTTCctgtgtttgttgtttattttttaaaatctgttaatCATCTCTTTCTCTAGATGTCCAGatagacagacatatagacatataaacaGATAATAGCTATTAGCTCCTCAGAAAGTTTCCATGTTATAGAAATGCAAGTTATTTCATAAAGTTGTTTCTTATACAATTAAAGCTGCTAATTTTCACATTATAATGTTTATCTTGTTCTTTGATAATAGTGCAAGTTAAGGTGGGTTCATGGAGTTTAAAGACTGAATGGTGTGCTCATATTTGTTGATAAAGGtacatgctattttttttttgtgtgtgtgtgttttcagaaaaAGGAATACATAGAGGTAAGAAAATGGTGAAATTCATCATTGAATTAAGGTTCAAGTCCACCTGCTCCATCTGGAGGTGTGAAAACACTGAGTCTAGAGCCTTCTAAAACTACCCTATTTTCATCAATCAACATCTGTATGTTTTTATTAAGCACTAAGGTTATCTAAAACACTGGAAGCAATTAAACTGGTTATCAGATAAACCATTTTACTTGCTTAGAGTATATTTTTAACTAATGCCAGCTTAATTGCTACAATTATTTAATAGGCTGATGTTTGTTCATATTAATTCATTAGTATTTC harbors:
- the Taf7 gene encoding transcription initiation factor TFIID subunit 7, with translation MSKSKDDAPHELESQFIIRFPPEYAATVRRAVQSGHVNLKDRLTIELHPDGRHGIVRVDRVPLASKLVDLPCVMESLKTIDKKTFYKTADICQMLVSTVDGDLYPPVEEPVATADPKASKKKDKDKEKKFVWNHGITLPLKNVRKRRFRKTAKKKYIESPDVEKEVKRLLSTDAEAVSTRWEIIAEDETKETENQGLDISSPGMSGRRQGHDSLEHDELREIFNDLSSSSEDEEDVNIIDTEEDLERQLQDKLNESDEQPQENKGTNQLVMGIQKQIDNMKGKLQETQDRAKRQEDLIMKVENLALKNRFQAVLDELKQKEDREKEQLSSLQEELESLLEK